The Naumovozyma dairenensis CBS 421 chromosome 3, complete genome genome has a window encoding:
- the MHP1 gene encoding Mhp1p (similar to Saccharomyces cerevisiae MHP1 (YJL042W); ancestral locus Anc_5.259), which translates to MNIKDTQKLFQEHQRPSLDVDWFIRSKRADTPHVSHHENETSIEGTDPTSSTINVARANYQADSNRLRKRNSIATSTLLHPSESGNQQEHHHHHHHHHRNDDDDQSVTSYGQLGHTRRKSVSNDSNGNKASLHDKMNSTSLPLRRSKSVSMGDSHSQKIRNSLYQDHSSPPKKMGFFRSLFSKKPRQLPNSTATVPTTKLTRGISTNNDEPSNLLHDKEGKSNRKNPPMFKENYSLNESKDNLNEDRTFLYKSKTQPEPTASPNSSNISMENDYDDNSSGSDSYNEADNRLSEFIEYYKKNGYSVNTFKEKKEGTDYDMKSSHLPNASFTIDEATIQPTKKVDIRGRPLPPHPAIARLPSAFKKRTNFEEQGANVSEPVSLDKTYIPNNTGSSKKFGAFLKRVTSYGTSNPSVNNKPTMNQSLLSVQSTDSTCTTSFDPSNTVTVPGLEGIKPLKHVSFATNTYFNDPPQQICSKNPRKGEVEVKPNGSVIIHRLTPAERRKILESTSSGIVVGGSGQLKLISDLEEQEKSSTDKITEKLRAEGKKPNETMLNKTSKDQLEDEQAQEEQEEDIKKNSKKRSIVLAAAEAAAEARAKETPNELRRTVTNNEEEVTVSSTASHLTIDKPMISRRSNASLSSASLASQEVDDGEGEIFPSVNMKIPHDIVYTRCCHLREILPIPATLKQLKTGSTDPIPLLQLRNPRPSMVEIWSFSDFLSIAPVLCLSLDGVSLTVQMLRIILSSLITKDNFEKLSLRNTPLDDEGWKLLCYFISKSKSLISLDLTMVPHIKTNVQKPSKSSLKNNLSRMESNLENRTDRNWDLLTAAIAMKNGLEEIVIAGAKIPLFQFTNFIDVACVKTQRLGLAYNDLSKEQCENLAKWIIHSKVTGLDIGFNDLRGKLSTFTDAVWDKIQNKRKANVLKYLSLNDTCLEVEEGATSETNDVLRLLSVLCYSENLKFLDLSNNPKCFPNCVDTLIKCLPVFVNLVRLHLDYNDLTSTTIVMLAEALPLCSRLNHVSMLGNALDLASCKALTEAFRRSSSLLTLDIDYAYMPENIKEKITMYAMRNIQKELGTVDGSGKQTAMNGYPLKNLQEELSGLLTENTGDENHQAENVDRFIKRSDKIRTTIEKVVEDLFNLRVQGQLSLEGKETLIRLCFMDRTLEKGIRLLRSKHRRANTVGQIPEIKHVISTDSEQSTASDAVGNNDIVQSVFTSTTFGKSGHSALLPFGTAEVEKPGKSSDDDDADETIAFKESDNGTTKIISPEILQKDAKNEGLKENTYLTVDRATLDKAVDTLDSDEIKNLLLKNDATEVVTVIDELHNRGYHLHHIFKKHPEDKQKEASKDGDLKTTVLEINTGKTAGNSKEIIPTEAVPFNEFMNNKEEEAIDAAYDQVLDNLQEVRDKQKKK; encoded by the coding sequence ATGAACATTAAAGATACCCAGAAATTGTTCCAAGAGCACCAACGACCATCCCTAGACGTGGATTGGTTCATAAGATCCAAAAGAGCCGATACTCCCCATGTATCTCATCATGAAAACGAAACATCTATAGAAGGAACTGATCCAACATCATCAACTATTAATGTCGCAAGAGCTAATTATCAAGCAGATTCTAACAGGTTACGGAAGAGAAATTCGATTGCAACGTCTACTTTATTACATCCGTCAGAATCTGGTAATCAACAGGAGCATCaccaccatcatcatcaccatcatcgtaatgatgacgatgatcAATCAGTTACAAGCTATGGGCAACTTGGACACACTAGAAGGAAATCTGTGTCAAATGACTCAAATGGTAACAAAGCATCATTACATGATAAAATGAACTCCACGTCTTTGCCTTTAAGAAGATCAAAGTCAGTATCCATGGGCGATTCGCATTCACAAAAAATTCGTAATAGTCTATATCAAGATCATTCATCGCCTCCGAAGAAAATGGGTTTCTTCAGGagtttattttcaaaaaaaccAAGACAACTACCGAATTCTACAGCAACGGTTCCAACTACAAAACTGACAAGAGGTATATCTACGAATAATGATGAACCTTCCAACCTGTTGCATGACAAAGAAGGCAAATCTAATCGAAAAAACCCACCCATGTTCAAAGAGAACTATTCCTTAAATGAGTCAAAGGACAATCTAAATGAAGATAGAACCTTCTTATATAAATCTAAAACTCAGCCAGAACCAACAGCCAGTCCAAATTCCAGCAACATAAGTATGGAAAACGATTATGACGATAATAGTAGTGGTAGCGACAGTTATAACGAGGCGGATAATCGTCTTTCCGAAtttatagaatattataaaaagaATGGCTATTCTGTTAATACCTTCaaagagaagaaagaagGGACTGATTATGACATGAAATCTTCCCATCTTCCAAATGCCTCGTTTACCATAGATGAAGCTACGATTCAGCCTACGAAGAAAGTCGATATAAGAGGAAGGCCGTTGCCACCTCATCCAGCTATAGCAAGGTTACCATCTGCCTTTAAGAAACGGACGAACTTTGAAGAGCAAGGTGCAAATGTATCGGAACCCGTATCGCTCGATAAGACTTATATCCCTAATAATACAGGGTCGTCCAAAAAATTTGGTGCTTTTCTCAAACGAGTGACTTCATATGGTACATCCAATCCTAGCGTGAATAATAAACCGACCATGAACCAGTCACTTCTCTCAGTACAGTCCACTGATTCAACTTGTACAACCTCATTTGATCCGTCCAATACAGTAACTGTTCCTGGTTTGGAGGGAATAAAACCTTTGAAACATGTCTCATTTGCTACAAATACATATTTCAATGATCCTCCACAACAGATTTGTAGTAAGAACCCCAGAAAGGGTGAAGTGGAAGTTAAACCAAATGGTTCTGTCATTATTCATCGATTAACTCCTGCAGAGAGAAGGAAAATCCTTGAATCTACAAGTTCAGGGATTGTCGTGGGTGGTTCAGgacaattgaaattgatatcTGATTTAGAAGAGCAAGAAAAGTCTTCTACAGACAAAATAACTGAAAAGTTACGCGCTGAAGGGAAGAAACCAAATGAAACTATGTTAAACAAAACTAGCAAGGACCAACTTGAAGATGAACAAGCACaggaagaacaagaagaagatatcaaaaaaaatagtaagAAAAGAAGTATAGTATTGGCTGCAGCTGAGGCTGCCGCTGAAGCCAGAGCTAAGGAGACACCAAATGAATTGAGAAGAACAGTtacaaataatgaagaagaggtTACAGTTAGCTCAACTGCGTCACATCTAACGATCGATAAGCCGATGATCAGTAGGCGGTCAAATGCATCCTTATCATCAGCTTCCTTGGCCTCTCAGGAGGTTGATGATGGTGAGGGAGAAATATTCCCGTCCGTTAATATGAAGATACCACATGATATTGTTTACACGAGGTGTTGCCATTTGCGGGAAATATTACCTATCCCTGCGACtttaaaacaattaaaaacAGGATCAACCGATCCGATTCCATTATTGCAATTAAGGAACCCAAGACCATCTATGGTTGAAATTTGGTCATTTAGCGATTTCTTAAGTATTGCCCCTGTCTTGTGCCTTTCGTTAGATGGTGTAAGCTTAACCGTTCAAATGTTAAGGATTATTCTAAGTTCTTTGATAACAAAAGATAACTTTGAGAAATTATCGTTACGAAATACGCCACTAGACGATGAAGGATGGAAGTTACTCTgctattttatttcaaaGTCAAAATCACTAATATCCTTAGACCTAACAATGGTTCCACACATTAAAACGAATGTCCAAAAACCTTCAAAGTCCTCGCTAAAAAACAACCTTTCCAGAATGGAAAGTAACCTAGAAAATAGAACTGATAGGAATTGGGATCTACTTACGGCTGCAATTGCAATGAAAAATGGTCTTGAGGAGATCGTTATCGCAGGAGCTAAGATCCctctttttcaatttacgAATTTTATTGACGTGGCCTGTGTTAAAACTCAGAGGCTTGGATTGGCgtataatgatttatccAAGGAACAATGTGAAAATTTGGCAAAGTGGATCATCCATTCTAAGGTGACCGGGTTAGATATTGGTTTCAACGATTTGAGAGGCAAACTTTCGACATTCACCGATGCCGTCTGGGacaaaattcaaaacaaaCGTAAAGCAAACGTACTAAAATATCTATCTTTAAATGATACCTGTCTCGAAGTTGAAGAAGGTGCAACCAGTGAAACGAATGATGTTTTGCGATTGTTAAGTGTTTTATGTTATTCAGAAAACTTAAAGTTCTTAGATTTATCTAACAATCCAAAATGTTTCCCCAATTGTGTTGATACACTTATAAAATGTTTACCAGTGTTTGTTAATTTGGTGAGATTACATTTAGATTACAATGATTTAACTTCTACAACGATTGTTATGCTAGCAGAAGCGTTGCCCCTATGTTCGAGATTGAACCATGTGTCAATGTTAGGAAATGCATTAGATCTAGCGTCATGTAAGGCATTGACAGAGGCTTTTAGGAGAAGCTCTTCTCTTTTGACTTTGGATATTGATTATGCGTACATGccagaaaatattaaagaaaaaataactATGTACGCAATgagaaatattcaaaaagaaTTAGGCACAGTAGATGGAAGTGGCAAACAGACTGCCATGAATGGGtatccattgaaaaatttgcaAGAAGAATTATCCGGTCTGCTTACAGAAAACACAGGTGACGAGAACCATCAAGCAGAAAATGTGGATAGATTCATCAAGAGAAGTGATAAAATTCGTACCACGATTGAAAAGGTAGTCGAagatttattcaatttaaGGGTACAGGGTCAATTAAGTTTGGAAGGCAAAGAGACTCTCATCCGATTATGTTTTATGGACAGAACTTTGGAAAAAGGTATTCGACTATTGAGGAGTAAACATAGGAGAGCAAATACAGTAGGCCAAATACCGGAAATAAAGCATGTTATTTCTACCGATTCGGAACAAAGTACTGCATCCGATGCTGTTggtaataatgatatcgTTCAATCAGTCTTCACATCTACAACTTTCGGGAAAAGTGGGCATAGTGCATTACTTCCATTTGGTACGGCAGAAGTAGAAAAGCCTGGTAAGTCttctgatgatgacgatgcTGATGAAACTATAGCTTTTAAGGAAAGTGATAATGGTACgacaaaaataatatctcCAGAAATCCTACAAAAGGATGCAAAAAATGAAGGACTAAAAGAGAATACGTATCTAACTGTCGATAGGGCAACTCTAGATAAGGCTGTTGACACCTTAGATAGCGACGAAATTAAGaatcttcttttaaaaaatgaTGCTACTGAGGTCGTTACAGTGATCGATGAATTGCATAATAGAGGTTATCATTTACACCATATATTCAAGAAGCATCCTGAAGACAAGCAGAAGGAGGCATCTAAAGATGGAGACCTTAAAACTACAGTCTTAGAAATTAACACTGGTAAAACAGCGGGCAATTCTAAGGAGATAATCCCCACAGAGGCCGTTccttttaatgaatttatgaATAACAAGGAGGAAGAGGCTATCGATGCTGCATATGATCAAGTTTTAGATAACTTACAAGAAGTAAGAGACAAACAGAAGAAAAAGTAG
- the NDAI0C02280 gene encoding uncharacterized protein (similar to Saccharomyces cerevisiae YLR001C; ancestral locus Anc_5.219): MNPHWKSNLRFIILFLLTFVRTSNIDDDNKFPFETVVDILSNDVQFSTFLRLVQRKGYVPYLNELQNFTLFAPVNSAFIVNDEGSILGENQFDLENYLLHNLTLNLSVRKESMTIINQYVKFPFIIDSINKTHRTPTVNNIRITEPDLKPNFQNAYIQGISGLISTPPPIKALLTYLQENPKYNNEFTWIEKFASKFENLEDIVQNNTFLLPSNSNIRKFYNQIEANYLIDNFSQKKGLDRKIQDKWDRDALNFLQSIILKDVTGGSNLHNTLRTNLNNVTLVLENCDHSRKITVNHSSPSILTNEIFVNGIAHGFIDIDAIVDVVQFDAEKYLHGLNNSKFVEEIYFRKLQHLIQDESSLENITIFVPEPSLNDDIGFTKSTILYHFVKEQLWLEENEALATSAFSSNANRYLIDSSFCSSNKRLGGKCQKLKISKTNEGYFINNKIKILNTKPYKIGSSLIYTISKDIALPGDFLLSLPPLYHCSRSIELLKQLDLLTLAPNYKGYTIFLPCFDAWTEQDLIFNYLESNLTAANISMKNLIINGLYYTVNSLHGKQTTNLLGNEVLISTEEDSYDSDIATEFMLSTMKDPISVEKNSDIIFDQGVIHPLRDINFPKDLFITLKDLIKTAGVPEFLEFLENFQEFSSIFAYNESYSLLVPTQASLIREGINLNFTSLKEFLKLHIVTGNSTVNLLGCKGKISTLSGYGLSCNEVSKNNLFLHVDSGSNKEVRILKKGCSTVKNSSCVFLIDRPISLNWLQKERYYLKLPGVAIGIGVLLGALFTSLLCFILVLPINKTKETSQIDDNSQYPPLPTNEQTLTSNYGSTHGTPSLSPRFDDSYSPNSKRKPIGVGSSPHLNRC, translated from the coding sequence ATGAATCCCCATTGGAAGAGCAATCTTCGTTTCATTATCTTATTTTTACTCACATTTGTCAGGACTAGCAATAtcgatgatgataataaattcccATTTGAAACTGTGGTTGATATCCTATCCAATGACGTACAGTTTTCCACATTTTTAAGATTGGTCCAAAGAAAAGGATATGTCCCATACTTGAATGAATTGCAAAATTTTACTTTGTTTGCACCTGTAAATTCAGCATTCATTGTTAACGATGAAGGATCCATCCTGGGCGAGAATCAATTCGATctagaaaattatttgttgCATAATCTTACATTAAATCTTTCTGTGCGAAAGGAAAGCATGAcgataataaatcaatatgTTAAGTTCCCATTTATAATTGATAGCATTAACAAGACTCATAGAACCCCAACGGTCAATAATATTCGGATTACTGAACCTGATCTAAAACCGAATTTCCAGAATGCATACATTCAAGGTATATCTGGCCTAATTTCGACACCACCACCCATTAAAGCATTATTGACTTATCTACAAGAAAATcctaaatataataatgagtTCACGTGGATCGAAAAGTTTGCAAGCAAATTCGAGAATTTGGAAGATATCGTCCAGAATAATACATTCTTACTCCCTtctaattcaaatattcgTAAGTTTTATAATCAAATTGAGGCGAATTATCTAATAGATAATTTTAGCCAGAAAAAAGGTTTAGAtagaaaaattcaagacAAATGGGACCGAGATGCTTTAAATTTCCTTCAATCTATCATACTTAAAGATGTGACTGGTGGTTCTAACTTGCATAATACTCTTCGCACAAATCTTAATAATGTTACACTagttttggaaaattgCGATCATTCTAGAAAAATCACTGTGAACCATTCATCACCATCAATATTAACTAATGAGATCTTCGTCAACGGTATAGCACATGGATTTATAGATATAGATGCCATTGTCGATGTTGTACAATTTGATGCTGAAAAGTATCTCCATGGATTAAATAATTCCAAATTCGTCGaagaaatttattttaGAAAGCTACAACATCTTATTCAAGATGAGAGTAGTCTTGAGAATATAACTATTTTCGTTCCGGAACCATCACtcaatgatgatattggtTTTACAAAATCAACAATTCTTTATCACTTTGTAAAGGAACAATTATGGCTAGAAGAAAACGAAGCATTAGCGACAAGTGCTTTTTCCTCGAACGCAAATAGGTACCTCATAGATTCCTCATTTTGTTCATCTAACAAAAGGTTAGGCGGAAAATGTCAAAAGTTAAAGATTAGCAAGACTAATGAGGGTTACTTCAttaacaacaaaataaaaatattgaacACGAAACCGTATAAAATTGGTAGCTCACTAATTTACACCATAAGTAAGGATATTGCACTTCCGGGGGATTTCCTCTTATCCCTTCCTCCCCTTTATCATTGTTCTAGGTCCatagaattattgaaacaaCTGGATCTTTTGACACTAGCCCCAAATTATAAAGGTTATACCATATTTCTGCCGTGTTTTGATGCATGGACTGAGCAAGACCtcatttttaattatttaGAGTCCAATCTAACAGCTGCCAACATCTccatgaaaaatttgattattaatGGTTTATATTATACAGTTAATTCCCTGCATGGAAAGCAAACAACTAATTTACTAGGTAATGAAGTTTTAATATCAACTGAAGAGGATTCATATGATAGTGATATTGCCACAGAATTCATGCTTAGTACTATGAAGGATCCGATTTCAGTCGAGAAGAATTCTGACATAATTTTTGATCAAGGTGTCATACACCCTTTAAGAGATATAAACTTCCCCAAGGATTTGTTTATAACATTGAAAGATTTGATTAAAACTGCAGGTGTCCCAGAATTTTTGGAGTTTCTAGAGAACTTCCAGgaattttcttccattttcGCATATAATGAATCCTATTCCTTATTAGTACCGACGCAGGCGTCTCTGATACGAGAAGGAATAAATCTGAATTTTACATCGTTAAAGGAGTTTCTCAAATTACATATCGTGACTGGTAATTCTACAGTTAATTTATTGGGCTGTAAAGGTAAGATAAGTACATTATCTGGTTATGGCTTATCTTGTAACGAAGTATCCAAAAATAACTTGTTTTTACATGTAGATAGTGGAAGTAATAAAGAAGtaagaatattaaaaaaaggaTGCAGTACAGTAAAAAATAGTTCGTGTGTTTTTCTGATAGACCGtccaatttcattaaattggCTTCAAAAAGAAAGGTACTACTTAAAGCTCCCTGGAGTAGCTATCGGTATAGGCGTTCTGTTGGGAGCACTTTTTACTTCACTTCTTTGCTTCATCTTAGTCCTTCCCATTAATAAGACGAAAGAAACTAGTCAAATAGATGATAATAGCCAATATCCGCCACTTCCAACAAACGAACAAACTTTGACATCAAACTACGGTAGTACTCACGGTACACCCTCACTATCCCCAAGGTTCGATGATTCGTATTCTCCAAATTCTAAAAGGAAACCCATTGGGGTTGGATCATCACCTCACTTGAATAGATGCTGA
- the DNM1 gene encoding dynamin-related GTPase DNM1 (similar to Saccharomyces cerevisiae DNM1 (YLL001W); ancestral locus Anc_5.218) produces the protein MASLEDLIPTVNKLQDVMYASGIDTVDLPILAVVGSQSSGKSSIIETLVGRDFLPRGTGIVTRRPLILQLINIPEGSDHATDGSNSTFESKKEVNAVLTETVPDANPLVESTEKQIFNEWGEFLHVPNRKFYDFNEIKREIENETARLAGKNKGISKSPINLKIFSPHVLNLTLVDLPGITKVPIGEQPPDIEKQIKNLILDYVATPNCIILAVSPANVDLVNSESLKLAKEVDPHGKRTIGVVTKLDLMDSGTNALEILSGKMYPLKLGFVGIVNRSQQDIQLNKSVKEALDNEEQYFRRHPIYRTISNRCGTRYLAKLLNRILMNHIKDKLPDIKTKLNALVTQTEQELLGYGGGVRGTKENRSGLILELMNKFSTNFISSIEGNSSNINTKELCGGARIYYIYNNIFGKSLKSLDPTTNLTVQDIRTAIRNSTGPRATLFVPELAFDLLVRPQVDLLLGPSQRCVDLVYEELMKILHSCGSSELARYPRLKSMLIDVVVELLKERVDPTRQYVESLIAIHKAYINTNHPNFLKATDAFPDIVKTHRERKTRKEKIEKERFNSNSNSNSKKRNNDPTADLDISSTDSSDEDESDDARGVKTTRDSKDSFLNYIFGKDLNNGTSQDTLSRSFGANNNKPEIMFNNLQIDDYEDDSYNLESNLTDREELECELIRRLIISYFDIIREMIQDQIPKAIMFFLVNYCKETVQNRLVTKLYKESMLEELLVEDQAIAQERANCERLLETYKNASSLVNNIL, from the coding sequence ATGGCCAGTTTGGAAGATTTGATCCCAACAGTTAATAAGCTTCAAGATGTTATGTATGCATCAGGCATTGACACCGTGGATTTACCGATTTTAGCAGTAGTGGGATCACAATCGTCAGGAAAATCTTCGATAATTGAAACGTTAGTTGGGCGAGACTTTTTGCCAAGAGGGACTGGTATAGTTACTAGAAGACCACTTATTTTACAACTTATTAATATTCCAGAAGGATCCGATCATGCCACCGATGGATCAAACAGTACATTTGAGAGCAAAAAGGAAGTGAATGCCGTCCTGACTGAAACTGTTCCAGATGCCAACCCTTTAGTGGAATCTACTGAAAAGCAAATCTTTAATGAATGGGGAGAATTTTTGCATGTACCGAATCGCAAATTTTACGATTTTAACGAAATTAAaagagaaattgaaaacgAGACTGCCAGATTGGCGggaaaaaataaaggtaTCAGTAAGTCACCAATAAATCTAAAAATCTTTTCCCCACATGTTCTTAATTTGACATTAGTTGATTTACCAGGGATAACGAAAGTTCCTATTGGGGAACAACCGCCAGATATCGAGAAACAAATTAAGAATTTGATCTTAGATTATGTTGCTACACCAAACTGTATCATTTTGGCAGTGTCTCCTGCCAATGTTGATTTAGTAAACTCAGAGTCACTAAAATTGGCAAAAGAAGTCGATCCACATGGCAAACGAACCATCGGTGTAGTTACGAAACTGGATCTAATGGACTCAGGGACCAATGCTTTAGAGATCTTATCAGGAAAGATGTATCCACTAAAACTTGGATTCGTAGGGATTGTAAATCGTTCTCAACAAGATATCCAGTTAAACAAAAGCGTTAAAGAGGCACTGGATAACGAAGAGCAATATTTTAGGAGACATCCAATATATAGGACGATTTCTAATAGATGCGGGACGAGATACTTAGCTAAGTTATTGAatagaatattaatgaatcaCATTAAGGATAAGCTACCTGATATCAAAACGAAATTAAATGCACTGGTTACTCAAACagaacaagaattattgGGGTATGGCGGTGGCGTAAGAGGAACGAAAGAAAATCGATCTGGCCTTATCTTGGAACTCATGAACAAATTTTCAACGAACTTCATTTCGTCAATCGAAGGGAACTCTTCAAATATCAATACTAAAGAATTATGCGGAGGGGCGAGGATCtattatatttacaataatatttttggaaagTCTTTAAAATCACTCGATCCAACAACCAATTTAACCGTTCAAGATATTAGAACCGCCATCAGGAACTCGACTGGGCCTAGGGCCACCCTATTTGTACCAGAACTTGCATTCGATTTACTTGTGAGACCTCAAGTAGATCTTTTATTGGGACCTTCTCAAAGATGCGTTGACCTTGTTTATGAAGAgttaatgaagatattacATTCATGTGGATCATCGGAATTAGCTAGGTACCCTCGCTTGAAAAGTATGCTCATCGATGTTGTTGTCGAACTCTTAAAGGAAAGAGTAGATCCAACGCGTCAATATGTAGAGAGTTTAATTGCTATTCACAAAGCCTATATTAATACCAAtcatccaaattttttaaaagcTACCGATGCATTTCCTGATATTGTGAAAACCCACAGAGAAAGAAAGACTcgcaaagaaaaaattgaaaaagaacgctttaattccaattccaattccaattctaagaaaagaaataatgatcCTACCGCAGATTTAGATATATCAAGTACCGACAGttctgatgaagatgaatcGGATGATGCTAGAGGCGTTAAGACTACGAGGGATTCCAAAGACTCttttttaaattatatCTTCGGGAAAGATCTTAATAATGGAACTTCACAAGATACTCTTTCCAGGAGCTTTGGtgctaataataacaagCCAGAAATTatgtttaataatttacaaaTTGATGATTATGAAGACGATAGCTACAATCTAGAATCAAATTTGACTGACAGGGAAGAGTTAGAGTGCGAGTTGATCAGAAGATTAATCATATCGTATTTCGATATTATCCGCGAAATGATCCAAGATCAAATTCCTAAGGCGATAATGTTCTTTCTTGTCAACTATTGTAAAGAAACAGTACAAAATAGGTTAGTTACGAAGCTGTATAAGGAGTCGATGCTAGAAGAACTATTAGTTGAAGACCAAGCAATCGCACAAGAGAGGGCTAATTGTGAACGGCTGCTCGAAACGTATAAAAACGCATCGTCCTTAgtcaataatatattgtaG